One part of the Malus sylvestris chromosome 2, drMalSylv7.2, whole genome shotgun sequence genome encodes these proteins:
- the LOC126593395 gene encoding RNA-binding protein involved in heterochromatin assembly dri1-like: protein MSWTGGDWMCGACQHVNFKKRDACQRCGYPKYGGPDPSKYGCNRTEVLAGDWYCNCGAHNYASRPNCYRCSSMKNDYGGAAYSMMPSAEGYGSDASAPPGWKSGDWMCNRVGCGVHNYASRMECFKCKTPKDYGL, encoded by the exons ATGAGCTGGACAGGAGGAGACTGGATGTGCGGAGCATGCCAGCATGTGAACTTTAAAAAGCGCGACGCTTGCCAACGTTGCGGGTACCCCAAGTATGGCGGACCTGATCCATCAAAATATGGATGCAACCGGACAGAGGTCTTGGCTGGAGACTGGTATTGCAACTGTGGAGCTCATAACTATGCCAGCAGACCCAATTGCTATAGGTGCAGCTCAATGAAAAATGACTATGGTGGTGCTGCCTACAGCATGATGCCTTCTGCAGAAGGCTATGGTTCCGATGCCAGCGCCCCACCTGGATGGAAATCTGGCGACTGGATGTGCAATAG AGTTGGATGTGGAGTGCACAATTACGCCAGCCGAATGGAATGCTTCAAATGCAAAACACCTAAGGATTACG GTCTGTAA
- the LOC126593332 gene encoding zinc finger CCCH domain-containing protein 39-like isoform X1: protein MNFSDHSQFMPPQTPYNGGGSDAVNCWPPAFSENMDDQHSQFEQQPFKRARNSEESQSNPMPYPPMNIRVQQPNAPVNKGASNIFYKTRLCVNFKSGMCRNGENCNYAHGIEDIRHPPPNWQELVSVREEDRPLSGNWDDDQKIIHRMKLCKKFYNGEECPYGDRCNFLHEDPAKFRDDSGRFRENTAISIGTTGPPVPHGGGSNHPEENRLVNVGMDALRGNVKPVYWKTKLCNKWETTGKCPFGEKCHFAHGLTELQAPGGRTIEAEFLSPLPFQTPQVVSAVNSSATAIAALPALNEEEGQKKKGMLKWKGSKKINRIYADWLDDVPLVHQHNLVES from the exons ATGAATTTTTCTGATCACTCACAATTTATGCCGCCGCAAACGCCTTACAATGGCGGTGGCAGTGACGCAGTTAATTGCTGGCCGCCTGCATTTTCTGAGAACATGGACGACCAGCATTCTCAGTTTGAGCAGCAACCTTTTAAACGGGCTAGGAATTCTGAAGAAAGCCAATCAAATCCGATGCCATACCCTCCCATGAATATCAGGGTGCAGCAGCCGAATGCGCCGGTTAACAAGGGAGCAAGCAACATTTTCTATAAGACCCGTTTGTGTGTAAATTTTAAATCCGGTATGTGTAGGAATGGTGAGAATTGTAACTATGCACATGGCATTGAAGATATCCGCCATCCCCCGCCCAATTGGCAAGAACTTGTTTCTGTGCGTGAAGAAGATCGACCATTGTCTGGTAATTGGGATGATGATCAGAAAATAATCCACAGGATGAAGCTGTGCAAAAAGTTTTATAATGGGGAGGAGTGTCCTTATGGAGATAGGTGTAACTTTCTTCATGAAGATCCGGCAAAGTTTAGGGATGATTCTGGTAGGTTTAGGGAGAACACAGCAATAAGCATTGGAACTACAGGACCACCAGTGCCTCATGGGGGTGGCTCTAATCATCCTGAGGAAAATAGGCTTGTAAACGTGGGTATGGATGCTTTGCGGGGAAATGTGAAGCCAGTGTATTGGAAGACAAAGTTATGTAATAAATGGGAGACAACGGGTAAATGCCCCTTCGGCGAGAAGTGTCACTTTGCTCACGGGCTAACAG AGTTGCAAGCTCCCGGTGGACGCACCATTGAGGCAGAATTTCTAAGTCCCCTTCCCTTTCAAACACCCCAAGTTGTTTCTGCTGTCAACTCATCTGCAACTGCAATAGCCGCACTGCCTGCTTTAAACGAAGAAGAGGGGCAGAAGAAGAAGGGCATGCTAAAATGGAAAGGGTCCAAGAAGATCAATCGCATATATGCGGACTGGCTTGATGATGTCCCGCTGGTGCACCAGCACAACTTAGTGGAGAGCTAA
- the LOC126593422 gene encoding early nodulin-93-like gives MAKNMAQSPFEKTSIDKLAMAKRCSHEGAKAGAKAAVVATIATAIPTLASVRMLPWARANLNPTAQALIISTVAGMAYFIVADKTILATARRNSFNQVSRHEA, from the exons ATGGCAAAAAACATGGCTCAGTCTCCCTTTGAGAAGACCTCAATTGACAAACTAGCCATGGCTAAGCGTTGTTCTCATG AGGGTGCAAAAGCAGGAGCTAAGGCAGCTGTTGTTGCCACCATTGCCACTGCTATTCCAACT CTGGCTAGTGTGAGGATGCTACCTTGGGCAAGAGCCAATCTCAATCCCACTGCTCAGGCCCTCATAATCTCCACAG TGGCTGGAATGGCATATTTCATCGTGGCTGACAAGACTATTTTGGCAACTGCAAGAAGGAACTCGTTCAATCAAGTGTCTCGCCATGAAGCATGA
- the LOC126593403 gene encoding early nodulin-93-like produces the protein MARNLPQSPYEKTSIDQLALAKHCSREGVKAGAKAAAVATIDTAIPTLVSVRMLPWARTNLNPTAQALIISTVAGMAYFIVADKTVLATARRNSFNQVAHHEASVHH, from the exons ATGGCAAGAAATCTGCCTCAGTCTCCCTATGAGAAGACCTCAATTGACCAGTTGGCCTTGGCTAAGCACTGCTCTCGCG AAGGTGTAAAAGCGGGAGCTAAGGCAGCTGCTGTTGCTACCATTGACACAGCCATTCCAACT CTGGTTAGTGTGAGGATGCTGCCTTGGGCAAGAACTAATCTCAACCCCACTGCTCAGGCCCTCATAATCTCCACAG TGGCTGGAATGGCATACTTCATCGTGGCGGACAAGACTGTTTTGGCAACGGCAAGAAGGAACTCATTCAATCAAGTGGCTCACCACGAAGCATCAGTCCATCACTAA
- the LOC126593332 gene encoding zinc finger CCCH domain-containing protein 39-like isoform X2 has product MDDQHSQFEQQPFKRARNSEESQSNPMPYPPMNIRVQQPNAPVNKGASNIFYKTRLCVNFKSGMCRNGENCNYAHGIEDIRHPPPNWQELVSVREEDRPLSGNWDDDQKIIHRMKLCKKFYNGEECPYGDRCNFLHEDPAKFRDDSGRFRENTAISIGTTGPPVPHGGGSNHPEENRLVNVGMDALRGNVKPVYWKTKLCNKWETTGKCPFGEKCHFAHGLTELQAPGGRTIEAEFLSPLPFQTPQVVSAVNSSATAIAALPALNEEEGQKKKGMLKWKGSKKINRIYADWLDDVPLVHQHNLVES; this is encoded by the exons ATGGACGACCAGCATTCTCAGTTTGAGCAGCAACCTTTTAAACGGGCTAGGAATTCTGAAGAAAGCCAATCAAATCCGATGCCATACCCTCCCATGAATATCAGGGTGCAGCAGCCGAATGCGCCGGTTAACAAGGGAGCAAGCAACATTTTCTATAAGACCCGTTTGTGTGTAAATTTTAAATCCGGTATGTGTAGGAATGGTGAGAATTGTAACTATGCACATGGCATTGAAGATATCCGCCATCCCCCGCCCAATTGGCAAGAACTTGTTTCTGTGCGTGAAGAAGATCGACCATTGTCTGGTAATTGGGATGATGATCAGAAAATAATCCACAGGATGAAGCTGTGCAAAAAGTTTTATAATGGGGAGGAGTGTCCTTATGGAGATAGGTGTAACTTTCTTCATGAAGATCCGGCAAAGTTTAGGGATGATTCTGGTAGGTTTAGGGAGAACACAGCAATAAGCATTGGAACTACAGGACCACCAGTGCCTCATGGGGGTGGCTCTAATCATCCTGAGGAAAATAGGCTTGTAAACGTGGGTATGGATGCTTTGCGGGGAAATGTGAAGCCAGTGTATTGGAAGACAAAGTTATGTAATAAATGGGAGACAACGGGTAAATGCCCCTTCGGCGAGAAGTGTCACTTTGCTCACGGGCTAACAG AGTTGCAAGCTCCCGGTGGACGCACCATTGAGGCAGAATTTCTAAGTCCCCTTCCCTTTCAAACACCCCAAGTTGTTTCTGCTGTCAACTCATCTGCAACTGCAATAGCCGCACTGCCTGCTTTAAACGAAGAAGAGGGGCAGAAGAAGAAGGGCATGCTAAAATGGAAAGGGTCCAAGAAGATCAATCGCATATATGCGGACTGGCTTGATGATGTCCCGCTGGTGCACCAGCACAACTTAGTGGAGAGCTAA